The segment aacaaaatatgaaaatcgACGTAAATAATTGTTGATCagaataatttgataaatatatgttttattaatgtgatatattaaaaaaaatatttatttataatgtaaaataatatatttgactaacaaatgtaattatttttagtcagtactaagaaaatatacaaaagCCTTGTAAGTTTAAGTAAAGGGTAACTCTTAACCTATTTTCTTAGATGAAGTAttcattttcattaataatgtggagaattttaaaaaaatcaagcaCGTTAGTTTAATAATGTCTTTAATTAGGTAATTACATTCCTTAATCCTAGCAACTTTTCTATATAGAATATAAATGCACAGATCAAGTGCATAAAAGGGAAAAGTCCAACTAGAACTATTCCAAGATCCTTATTGTccaaaaatatgaacataattgTAGATTATAAAAtctctttttgaaaaaagaaaagattggaggatatattaatattcttattttctttttttttcttccaaatcCTCATTTCATCAGAGAAAtgcaaatttgaattttattcaaTAGTGCAATTTTTAATCGTGGAGAGTTCATTATTTGAACTTTATGAGTTGAGTCCTAAATTCTTTTACTATCTTATTTTCATACtagtcaaatatattatttatattaatttagtgatATTTAATATTTCACGGATTTGAGATCCAATTAATCTGAATTCACGCTCTCACTTGCTTTCTTGAGTTGATTCTTTTAACAAACATCAAAAGACTTTTCAAATACTAAAgtcatgtttttaattttttgagtctaaaattaaagaataaattatttatggtTATACGTATCTTAATCTGAAAAAAAGAGATTGTACGTAGATAATACTCATGAAAGCACAATTGATGAAGACATATAACTACTAGTATTTAGTTGCTAATTTTATACCTATAACCTATGAGTATATGACCTATTATGACCTATTCCTTTCacaaaatacattaatatgtattgTTTTCCCTCTACCTTCAAGGTAGTCGCAATTTGCAACTCCATCTTCAGTGTATATGTACATAGTAGTTTTATTACCCATTTTTAGGCGGTTCTCTCAGTAGTATTTTTCCTAATTCTTATTAATATCGAattcaaaacaaataattaaaaatggaagGATTTCAATCATTACATCACGATCATTCCTATTTATTATTCCTTAGTGATTCAAGACGTAACTTTAGTTCGTAGTATCATTTTGGACCTAAGCGAATAAAAAAAGTTGTGTGCTTTACTAATTTCTGTGGTCTAAAATTCTTTGGCCCTTTTCATTTGCCACAGTAGTTGTGTGTTTGAAGTGcttttaaatgtaaaatattaatgattattttcttttattattacaaGTTTAATTTGCATGTAATCAAGGAGAAATAATAAACAGACACAACAATCCAAATATTGTTTGTAAAGTAAGAAATTGATGTACAAATAATGGCAAGGgactataattaataattacatagtataacaaatataaaaagtattaggAAGCGAATTGAATTGGTTGCCACTTAATTCGAAAGGTTTTTCGGAAACAGTTTGTCTATCTTTAGGAGATAGTATCAAGGTTTgcattgttgaagaagaaggaagctaACGATTGGAACACGTCCAATAAAGCTGACTAACGTGTTTACAACAAGTGTTGATGAAGAAGGAAGTTGACGATTGGAACATGTCAAAGGAACGTCCAACAAAGCTGACGAGTTGACATCACTGTTGTAGAATTACAGTCACACTAATTTATTATATCGACTAGGCTGCTACTTATTGTACTAATTGAAGTCGATTAGGATTCCAATcgtcatctttctttttcatcaaCACTTGTTGTAGACACGTTAGTCAATTTTGTTGGACATGTTTCAATCGTCAACTTCCTTCTTTTTCAACATGCATATATTTCACCCTCTCCAAATCTCACTCGTAGAATTTTAGTTAGATATGGTGTTGTTGTATTGGGAAGTGAATTTTGATTTGTATGGCTGAAAGTTGTAGTAGGTTATTTTAAggtacataaaaataatatttgataatattataaatgttgaagGCAATGAACGTGGTCCAATCCAAAAACATATTTAGTCAGTTAGGgtatcatatcatattaaaaattgaTGCCCCTTCGAACAGCGGCGATATGCTGGTGGCCTACTCATTCTGTTTTACTGTCGTCACAGTcagtatcatatttattttcttaaaaaacaaaagtgaaaagttcagaaatatataaatagaacctgttaaaataaaattaaataccaTAATTGTAAGAATAATCTTTCAGAAAATTGGAGATTCCAATATTCTTAAGCGATAGCGAGAATTATTATACCACTAAGCATATTCTCCGCgacacataataaaaataataatattattattcgaAAGAAAAGTCAATTAACTACATGATATTTTGATCATTATGTTTATGCCACAATTTTGTAATTAATTGGCTTTAATTTGTTATCTCcgttccttttattttaattaataatgctTAAAGTTAAACAGTATATGTGATTACGCGTACCTAACGTGTAAGCAATATTAGTAGTTCTATAACAAGGAACTACCACATATATTATACTACTattaactatataatataattatgcaTATATGACCTTTTCATCTCAGCTCtgttctttttttagtttttttgtttcCCTTTCATTATTTTATGCTGTAAAATAGCATTTTATAACCAGAAATTGCTAATCTGAACGGAAATTTCTTATGGAAATTAAGGCTAGTTCGACTAATTTTCGTGGAAATCCTtgtaaaaaattcaatattttttcaatttttaggaaCATATATACTAACAAgaaagtaatattaataaatttcgtTGTTAGGTTATCAATCCTTTTCGATTTTCAGTTTAACAATTCTTATACTATTTGGGATTATTGGATCAGCCAAATTGGACTTGTTCACTAAGATGACTTAGCCCGCACGATCAATCACCATGTCTAAAATTTTTCTTGCTACAAAACATGGCTTTAAGTTTCTcttatctaataaaaaattaaaattatagaaaacaTCAACTcttaaaaaatagattttaataagaaaagggaaaaaaaaaggtgaaaagaaaaagaagtagaCCAGATCTCACAGCCAGGGTGGCTAACTGGAAAAACATAATTATGGgcaaaattaagaaaacataaaattccACTTGATTGTTTTGCACGTACGTATACAATAAATAGATAGTACTGAATATATtagtaatatataatataatgtgtaGAATGGAAAATAATTTGAGAAACTTCCTCGCAAGAAAATGCACAAAAGTTTGTCAGTTGCAAGTGTAGCATAAATAAATCTTCTACTTGTATCCATATCCACTGCACATGTGTGcatgtatttttgtataattcattACACACACCACATGACTAATGTATATTACATTTGCCAAGgtgtattgtttttttttttttaaaaaaatatttgggtaAGTATTCAAAACACACTTAAATTTAGCATTATTTAACAAATTTATTCCTAAATTATTGATAGTCTTAAGAACATCACTTTATTCGACTAACTGAATTTACATATACGTTCAATTTGTAATATGAGTGAAATATCACCCTGAGTTCTCACCAAATTTAGGAGTCTTTCGATACTTGTCTCTGATATATACTGTCTCATGCTCCTACAAGAGTTTGACATCATTTGTTATGTCATGTGATATATCGGGGGTGTATCTAAATTTGGTCAATCAAATAGAAGAGTGTTTCAACAATTATCAATAGTTCAGAGacgaaattaataatttatgataaatttatgaattttttcaatACTCTGTATCATCCCTCGGAACATAGAGGGGAGGTATATATGACCTCTTCAttagcaaaaataaaattgttcaaCATTTTGTTTTTTAGGTTAAGTTTTCACTGTTTGATTTGTTTGTCTAAAAATGTTcgaattattaatttaagttGCGGACTTTTCTCATTGAAATATATCATTTCATATTGAGAATTTGAGATCATGTAAAGAGAAGTTTTTCATACTTAAAAGATATAGAAACATGGGCTTGCTAAATTAGTTGGGCCAATGAGCATGGGCCCATAAATATTGATTCATGGGCTAATGACTAATGATCATGAAAAAATGAAGGGAATTGAATATCTTAAGTTTATAGTTTCTACTACTTTCTACTAAAGACTTGACCATTTAGGTGTCCTACTGAGACGTTACTCGAAGTTTCGTACTTCTAGtaagaaggaaaaatattaaagtacGAATGGCTGTGTTTGGTTtgatatcaaaatatcaaatacgtGGCACATAACGAACGCAGAATGTTAAAtgtagtaaatttttttttattataactgAGCTAAATAAGCGTATTTCAAAGCATATACTTAGTATTCTATTTTTTgagttgaaataaataaaaactgccggtaatttctttttttaccaTATGGAGCTTATCCAAGAACAACAGCATGATAGTATGATTCTTggcaacaataaaatatttagattcCTTGTGACATTTCTCAAATGTAAGATGatgcaatttttttatgatgCATTGATACTAAATAtttcgtatttaatatattgtaGAAATgtttatttatcaataattttttcaaacataGAATGATTTTAGCTTTCTTGATCTTAAAAATATCGAACCACACTTTTAGTTAATCTTAAGGAAAGAATATCCCTAGACAATGATTTACAAAAAGTAAATATTCTGATGTTTTAATAGCTTAGTAAATatgcaaatatataaaatgtgcaTCCCTTTTATAGATATGCCTTTGTGAATTCAGTTTTAGAATGAAATGACCTATATTGAAccttaaaaaatttgaagaatatgaattgGACAGTAATGTTGTgaaaatatattcaacaaaagaACTAAACCTAAAGAAAGTAAGAGcatatttttgattttatttataaaagtaaaaataggtACAAAATCAATTCTTTGGAAAGGAGCGGACAAAAAATTTCCTTATCTTTTTCTCCTCCTGTCAATAACATTATCGTCCCCTTTTGTTTTCTTGAGGTTTCTCCTTCCTAAACGTGTCAGACAAAATCTTAGCAGAGACCATGGCTGCCACACTTAGCCTTCTCAAACTTCCAATCTTGCCCTCAAAACCCAAATTCAAGATTTCAATTCCCAGCTGCAAACATTCTCCAGTGACTCTTCTGCCACAACAATGTCATCAAGATTCTTACAACCATCAAAAGTTGCTCCTTCATGACACCATTGAACAGCTCAAATCAGCTTCTCTTCCTCTTACTGCACTCACATTACCTTTCTTTCTTGATGCCCAGGCATGTTTTTACGTTTTTATCGGGAAAGTTTTgatctttttgtaattttactTGTCATAGTGATGATTTTGAATCTTGGggttttgtgaatttttgatgGATTTACAGGATGCATTTGCGGCAGGTGGAGAATTTGGGATTTTTGAGGGGAGGAGTTTTGCTCTGATTCATCCCATTGTTATGGGTGGTTTATTTGTTTACACTTTATATGCTGGTTATCTTGGATGGCAATGGAGGAGAGTTAGGACTATACAAAATGAGATTAATGAGCTCAAGAAGGAAGTTAAACCTGTCGCTGTGACTCCTGAGGGCACCCCTGTTGAAAACCCCAAGCCATCCCCTGTTGAAGCTAAAATTCAGCAACTCACTGAGGTCCCTTCTTTTTTGAATCAGtataattttgttctttataCCCTTTAAGAATGTATTCGGAGGATCTAGAGGAGTCCTAGTTGTTCACCCAAACCCCTTGGCAAAATATTATACTGTATATATAAGGTaagtttttacatttttatgtatatatagagattTTAAATACCCTAATCACAAGACTAAAGGTTGACTAAGGAGTTCACTTTTCATCTTGAGATTCCAAGTTCAAATCCTAGGCACTACGTTTTTCAAACTCATCTTATGCAGTGGGGAGTTATGTGTGCTTTTTAGGAAGAAAGCATTATTGATCCTTTGTAGCCAAGCTATTGCAAAGTTTACCACACAATCTGTGGATATGCCTCTGTGTGATCTAATATGACTAACTAGTAGTAATTCTTTGATAGTTCTGTCCTTTTGCGATCTTAATGACCTATTTTGAATTAACTTTCCATTGCAAATATTGTATGTCACAGCAAATGAAGAGATATTTCACAACGTGTTGATGGAGTTTATAGTTGCAATCTTGTATTCCCTTTTGGTTGAGCTCCTAGTGAAATGACTTGCAGATGTACTACTAAAACCGGTGGTCATGCTTTATCCACTTTCCAACTTCTGAATGTTTTATGTTGCTTCTGTTGAACTTCAGGAGCGGAAGGAGTTAATCAAAGGTTCATTCAGGGATAGACACTTCAATGCAGGTTCAATATTGCTTGGTTTTGGGGTGTCTGAGGCAATTTTCGGAGGTTTGAATACCTGGCTTAGGACAGGAAAGTTATTTCCAgggcctcatttgtttgcagGGGCAGGTAACGTTTACATCTTCTATCAATTACATGTATCTACATCAATATAAATGTGTCATATGTTTCATcctattttgtgttttttctctCATCTGTGAGTACTAAATGGTTGTATCatctttaatttatgtgacaaaAAAGGTACCCGTAAAGAATTTTTCAGAATAGGACACTGTTTAAATATCTTTGCTGTACTTCAACTCAATGTgttatatttttctctcaacTTGTAGTTCTAAATTACTCCAAACTAGTAACAACTAGGGGAAACAGTTCtataaataaatatcttatCTTCTATACTTGTATTCAGCTATAGTATagcaatttttatttatggtCACCCCTATGATTTTCGACTTAAATGCTACCTCACAGATTAGAAGTTGGTTGACACTTGAGAGCTCACTTATGGTTTTGAGGATTATCCGTAACTTCCTTTCTAGTCCCATGCCACTTGCATGCGTTTTCCTCCTATGGTTTTAGCCTTTTAGGCTATAGTTTGCCTTCATTAATCTTAACATAATACTATTTCGAGATTTCAAGCAACTCTTTTCATATTAATCATTACTCCATCTAGTATTGTTTTAAAAACtgtaaatatttttggtaatacCTTAAATAAAATCATGTATGGTTATACTTTAATAGAATCATGTGGTCCACagaaaaatttggctttttttccttctatttttaGTAGTTATGAGCAGC is part of the Solanum lycopersicum chromosome 1, SLM_r2.1 genome and harbors:
- the LOC101260575 gene encoding uncharacterized protein; the protein is MAATLSLLKLPILPSKPKFKISIPSCKHSPVTLLPQQCHQDSYNHQKLLLHDTIEQLKSASLPLTALTLPFFLDAQDAFAAGGEFGIFEGRSFALIHPIVMGGLFVYTLYAGYLGWQWRRVRTIQNEINELKKEVKPVAVTPEGTPVENPKPSPVEAKIQQLTEERKELIKGSFRDRHFNAGSILLGFGVSEAIFGGLNTWLRTGKLFPGPHLFAGAGITVLWAVAAALVPAMQKGNETARSLHIALNAINVILFVWQIPTGIDIVFKVFQFTNWP